A DNA window from Bacillus carboniphilus contains the following coding sequences:
- a CDS encoding DUF3055 domain-containing protein: MTERFFLYDDTVSAPMRFVSFMGEHQRYDLGIIQTDRYYGKSIVLDIQGNRFAIIGQDDLQEEGYIEHTFHLNKEEAEELTSFLMEIV; the protein is encoded by the coding sequence ATGACTGAGCGTTTTTTTCTATATGATGATACTGTTTCAGCGCCCATGAGATTTGTGAGTTTTATGGGAGAACACCAACGTTATGATTTAGGTATTATTCAAACGGATCGATACTATGGAAAATCCATTGTGCTGGATATTCAGGGGAACCGATTTGCCATAATTGGACAAGATGATTTGCAAGAAGAAGGTTACATCGAACATACCTTTCATCTAAATAAGGAAGAAGCAGAGGAACTAACTTCTTTTCTAATGGAGATTGTGTAA
- a CDS encoding cytosolic protein has translation MPEHDDNQYRKKRTEAEEYTDFSNVETMKNFLVPETLPEGPYGSPRGKYEPVENKSTPWEKGQRYYSAFNYENKSLHEDLPRQMGPAHPPHDDPNKENEPPYGGSPK, from the coding sequence ATGCCTGAGCATGATGACAATCAATATCGAAAGAAAAGGACAGAAGCAGAGGAATACACCGATTTTTCAAACGTAGAGACAATGAAAAATTTCCTCGTTCCAGAAACACTTCCTGAAGGCCCATACGGCTCTCCTCGAGGAAAGTACGAACCTGTTGAAAATAAATCTACTCCGTGGGAAAAAGGGCAACGGTACTATAGTGCATTTAACTATGAAAACAAATCTTTACACGAGGATCTTCCACGACAAATGGGCCCTGCCCATCCACCACATGATGATCCTAATAAAGAAAACGAACCACCATATGGTGGAAGTCCAAAATAA
- a CDS encoding YutD family protein — MITIQNVQYEVIEDFREGFNEEAFRERYSEILTKYDYIVGDWGYGQLRLRGFFDDQNPKATFDNKISTLKEYLYEYCNFGCAYFVAKRIKQ; from the coding sequence ATGATAACCATTCAAAATGTTCAGTATGAAGTCATTGAGGATTTTAGAGAAGGCTTTAACGAAGAAGCTTTCCGTGAAAGATACAGTGAAATTTTAACAAAATATGATTATATTGTAGGAGATTGGGGTTATGGACAGCTTAGGTTACGTGGATTTTTTGATGACCAGAACCCGAAAGCAACCTTTGATAATAAAATCAGTACGTTGAAAGAGTATCTGTATGAGTATTGTAATTTTGGTTGCGCTTATTTTGTAGCGAAACGAATCAAACAATAA
- a CDS encoding YhcN/YlaJ family sporulation lipoprotein, with product MKKTLLTLGICGVIALTGCKDQDAGEDIYKESGNTVNISDRPDLYNRNLGDNKQQRAEEYGYVRHQKSPVPGENVTRNQEILSLDREALANTISLMAIQIPEVKDCATLVTDEEVLIAYEADTKDRKATADQVKRSAMSFVPRFFHVYVADDKKMIRDIENLSPLDSDSVGIESTIDATIKEMLQYPQGYRINNDENENGEYENGMNDDMDRDDIHESMDQGQNNK from the coding sequence GTGAAAAAAACTTTATTAACTCTTGGTATTTGTGGAGTGATTGCTCTTACCGGCTGTAAGGATCAAGATGCTGGAGAAGATATTTATAAAGAAAGTGGAAACACAGTAAATATTAGTGATAGACCTGATCTCTATAACCGTAATCTAGGTGATAATAAACAACAACGTGCTGAAGAGTATGGATATGTTCGTCACCAAAAGAGCCCAGTGCCTGGGGAAAATGTAACTCGTAATCAAGAAATCCTTAGCCTTGACCGAGAAGCTTTAGCCAATACGATTAGTTTAATGGCTATTCAGATTCCTGAAGTCAAAGATTGTGCAACACTCGTTACTGACGAAGAAGTACTAATCGCTTATGAAGCAGACACGAAGGATCGTAAAGCTACGGCTGACCAAGTAAAACGTTCTGCAATGTCCTTTGTTCCAAGATTCTTCCACGTTTATGTTGCGGATGATAAAAAAATGATCCGTGATATCGAGAATTTATCACCATTGGATTCTGATTCTGTCGGTATAGAAAGTACAATTGATGCCACCATTAAAGAAATGCTTCAATACCCTCAAGGATACAGAATCAATAATGATGAGAACGAAAATGGTGAATATGAAAATGGAATGAATGACGATATGGATAGAGACGATATCCATGAGTCAATGGATCAAGGTCAAAATAATAAATAG
- the lipA gene encoding lipoyl synthase has translation MSSERGKRDEILRKPEWLKIKLNTNENYTGLKKLMRENNLHTVCEEARCPNIHECWAVRRTATFMILGDVCTRACRFCAVKTGLPTELDWQEPERVADSVRLMNLKHVVVTAVARDDLKDGGSAVFAETVRAIRRKNPFTTIEVLPSDMGGVYENLKTLMDAKPDILNHNIETVRRLTPRVRARATYERSLEFLKRSKEMQPEIPTKSSIMIGLGETKEEIIETMDDLRAHDVDIMTIGQYLQPTKKHIKVQKYYRPEEFAELKEIAISKGFSHCEAGPLVRSSYHADEQVNAAAKQKQKLGEDQTDALEA, from the coding sequence TTGTCTTCGGAACGCGGTAAAAGAGATGAAATCTTGAGAAAACCGGAATGGTTAAAAATAAAATTAAATACAAATGAAAACTACACTGGCCTTAAAAAATTGATGAGAGAAAATAATCTCCACACAGTATGTGAAGAGGCAAGATGCCCAAATATCCATGAGTGTTGGGCTGTCAGAAGAACAGCCACTTTTATGATCTTGGGAGATGTTTGTACAAGAGCTTGTCGCTTCTGTGCGGTTAAAACAGGGCTTCCAACTGAGCTTGATTGGCAAGAACCAGAAAGAGTAGCAGACTCTGTACGTTTAATGAATCTTAAGCATGTAGTGGTAACGGCTGTCGCAAGAGACGATTTAAAGGATGGCGGTTCAGCAGTTTTTGCTGAAACAGTAAGAGCAATTCGCAGAAAGAACCCGTTCACGACCATTGAAGTTCTTCCTTCTGACATGGGCGGAGTTTATGAAAACCTTAAAACTCTGATGGATGCAAAACCCGATATCCTTAACCATAACATTGAAACAGTCCGCCGTTTGACTCCACGGGTTCGTGCACGTGCAACTTATGAAAGATCTCTGGAGTTTCTAAAACGATCTAAAGAAATGCAGCCAGAAATCCCTACTAAATCAAGTATCATGATTGGTCTAGGTGAGACAAAGGAAGAAATCATTGAAACTATGGATGATCTTCGTGCACATGATGTTGATATCATGACAATTGGTCAGTATCTACAACCAACAAAAAAGCATATTAAAGTTCAAAAATATTATAGACCTGAAGAATTTGCGGAACTAAAAGAAATTGCAATTTCTAAAGGATTTAGTCACTGTGAAGCAGGGCCACTTGTTCGTTCTTCTTACCATGCGGATGAACAGGTAAACGCTGCAGCCAAGCAGAAGCAAAAATTAGGTGAAGATCAAACAGACGCATTAGAAGCCTAA
- a CDS encoding M23 family metallopeptidase: MRILMICTLIMSLFSSQTSASENANEVYTKRTELYLQIEAATLIPWYYIAAVDQYERNIRAVRRDLPKAEGLTGIYYEPAQWAGYLNPNQEDSNPLSISLFGGVGIDGNSDGKASRTDDFDILMTMAKHLQSYGSDDENLRIGLWDYYKRDKTVSIIMNFAKMYRHFGRLNLNDHHFPMPLRFNHTYHNTWGDARGWGGRRIHEGTDIFADYGVPVLATCYGVVEMKGWNRYGGWRVGIRDINNTYHYYAHLNGFAKDLHVGQIVEPGTVIGGVGSTGYGPPGTSGKFPPHLHYGMYKDNGRTEWSFDPYPHLRHWERITKNKR, encoded by the coding sequence ATCCGAATCTTAATGATATGTACTCTTATCATGTCTCTATTCTCAAGCCAAACCTCTGCTAGTGAAAATGCTAATGAGGTTTATACCAAGCGAACAGAGCTTTATCTGCAAATTGAAGCAGCAACGTTAATTCCATGGTACTATATAGCAGCTGTAGACCAATATGAGAGAAATATCCGCGCAGTACGAAGAGATCTGCCTAAAGCTGAAGGGTTAACTGGTATTTATTATGAACCCGCTCAATGGGCTGGTTATTTAAATCCTAATCAGGAGGACAGTAACCCCCTTTCTATCTCTTTGTTCGGCGGTGTAGGGATAGATGGAAACAGTGATGGCAAAGCATCTAGAACAGATGATTTTGATATTCTAATGACGATGGCAAAGCATCTGCAATCATATGGTTCAGATGATGAGAACTTGAGAATTGGTTTATGGGATTATTATAAAAGAGATAAAACCGTATCGATTATCATGAACTTTGCAAAAATGTACAGACATTTTGGGAGGCTGAACTTAAACGATCATCACTTCCCAATGCCATTGCGATTCAATCATACTTACCACAACACATGGGGTGATGCTCGTGGTTGGGGTGGCCGTAGAATCCATGAGGGGACCGATATATTTGCTGATTATGGAGTTCCTGTCTTAGCCACTTGTTATGGAGTGGTTGAAATGAAAGGTTGGAACCGTTATGGAGGCTGGCGTGTAGGAATTAGAGACATAAACAATACTTACCATTATTATGCTCATTTAAATGGCTTTGCGAAGGATTTACATGTTGGACAAATTGTCGAACCTGGGACTGTTATTGGAGGCGTTGGAAGCACAGGATACGGGCCACCAGGGACTTCTGGGAAGTTTCCTCCACATTTACACTATGGAATGTATAAAGATAATGGGAGAACAGAGTGGTCGTTTGACCCTTACCCGCATTTAAGACATTGGGAAAGAATAACGAAAAACAAAAGATAA
- a CDS encoding methionine/alanine import family NSS transporter small subunit — translation MSGSAIVMAVIGVLVIWGGLAASLMHAAKKSKSS, via the coding sequence ATGAGTGGTAGTGCGATTGTTATGGCTGTGATTGGTGTTTTAGTTATTTGGGGAGGATTAGCTGCAAGCTTAATGCACGCAGCTAAAAAATCTAAATCATCTTAA